Proteins encoded together in one Neobacillus sp. FSL H8-0543 window:
- the fabG gene encoding 3-oxoacyl-ACP reductase FabG, with amino-acid sequence MAGKFSGRVAFVTGGSRGIGKGIVELLAEEGAKVAFIDLNEEALAVTTSELKEKGYEVISKVANVTNVEQVEGAVKEVYEAFGSIDILVNNAGVIRDNLLFKMTDSDWQTVMDVHLKGSFNAARAVQKYMVENKYGRIINISSTSALGNRGQANYAAAKAGLQGFTKTLAIELGRYGITANSVAPGFIETEMTKETAARIGVPFEQLIQASVSQIPVGRSGKPADIANVVAFFADEKSSFVNGQVIYVAGGPKN; translated from the coding sequence ATGGCAGGCAAATTTTCGGGAAGAGTAGCATTTGTAACTGGTGGCAGTCGCGGAATAGGAAAAGGAATTGTCGAGTTGTTGGCCGAAGAAGGTGCCAAGGTCGCTTTTATCGACTTGAATGAAGAGGCGTTAGCTGTAACAACGAGTGAATTAAAAGAAAAAGGTTATGAGGTCATTTCGAAGGTTGCTAATGTAACAAATGTTGAGCAGGTGGAAGGCGCAGTCAAAGAGGTATATGAAGCATTTGGGTCGATTGATATTCTAGTTAATAATGCGGGGGTCATTCGTGACAATTTATTATTCAAAATGACAGATTCCGATTGGCAAACGGTAATGGATGTGCATTTAAAAGGTTCGTTTAATGCAGCCCGAGCTGTACAAAAATATATGGTTGAAAATAAATACGGCCGGATTATTAATATCTCTTCTACTTCTGCTCTCGGTAATCGCGGCCAAGCCAATTATGCGGCGGCAAAGGCAGGATTACAAGGCTTTACAAAAACACTTGCAATTGAACTTGGCAGATATGGAATAACTGCAAATTCCGTTGCTCCTGGCTTTATTGAGACAGAAATGACGAAAGAAACAGCAGCTAGAATCGGTGTTCCTTTTGAACAGCTGATTCAAGCAAGTGTTTCGCAAATCCCAGTAGGAAGAAGCGGGAAACCTGCAGATATTGCAAATGTAGTTGCCTTTTTTGCAGACGAAAAATCGTCCTTTGTTAATGGTCAGGTTATATACGTTGCTGGAGGTCCAAAAAACTAA
- a CDS encoding MaoC family dehydratase N-terminal domain-containing protein: MYKDQIGKQSTKVRNVVERGAVKKFAEAIGDLHPIYFDEETGRLSRYKRNIAPPTFPRVFDYGEIEGLNLPPKGLIHGEQTYHYERPLLVGEEINCYSVVESYVEKKGNQGTMGILAVQSYGEDLDGNTIFTSKQTAIITEAVRKVLTN; the protein is encoded by the coding sequence TTGTATAAAGATCAAATTGGCAAACAATCCACAAAAGTAAGAAACGTTGTCGAAAGAGGGGCCGTTAAGAAATTTGCTGAAGCAATTGGCGACCTTCACCCGATTTACTTTGACGAAGAAACAGGGAGATTATCAAGATACAAAAGAAATATTGCACCACCGACTTTTCCTCGTGTTTTTGACTATGGAGAGATTGAGGGCTTAAACCTGCCCCCTAAAGGCTTAATTCATGGTGAGCAAACCTATCACTATGAAAGACCATTATTGGTTGGAGAAGAAATTAATTGCTACTCTGTTGTTGAAAGTTATGTGGAGAAGAAAGGGAACCAAGGTACGATGGGAATCCTTGCTGTTCAAAGCTATGGCGAAGACTTAGATGGCAATACGATATTCACTTCAAAGCAAACAGCCATTATTACCGAAGCTGTAAGGAAGGTGTTGACGAATTGA
- a CDS encoding 2-dehydropantoate 2-reductase: MKIGVAGTGAVGGYFGGLLKESGNEVVFFVRGDNLKTFHKKGLTIESEAGKITIDGIFSNSYQSFSDIDLLLFCVKSTATTEVATNILPYLKKDCLILTLQNGVDNEEILAAILGRHRILSAATYLQASVEDIGVVKQIGVPPRLVLGALDPSLVEKVTHISTLFNNSNIVTFPSSNILVIKWKKLLWNVTFNPLTAIIESNIGTIFDDDALKPIAIRICKEAMAVARKLGFEIEENFHETIIKQGQFARNHQTSMLQDKLNGKAMELESICGYIVKAGKQVNVDTPVLETIYHLLIYQDKKRTQGVER, encoded by the coding sequence ATGAAGATAGGTGTAGCAGGTACAGGTGCTGTTGGTGGCTATTTTGGAGGTCTATTAAAGGAATCTGGAAATGAAGTAGTTTTTTTCGTACGAGGTGACAACCTTAAAACCTTTCATAAAAAAGGGTTAACGATTGAAAGTGAAGCAGGGAAAATTACGATAGACGGTATTTTTTCAAACAGTTATCAGTCATTTTCAGATATAGACCTTCTGCTGTTTTGTGTGAAGTCGACAGCTACTACTGAAGTCGCCACCAACATACTCCCATACTTGAAGAAGGATTGCTTAATTCTTACGCTCCAAAATGGTGTTGACAATGAAGAGATTCTCGCTGCGATTCTCGGTCGCCATAGAATATTATCTGCCGCTACTTACCTTCAAGCAAGTGTAGAAGACATTGGCGTGGTTAAACAAATTGGTGTTCCACCAAGGCTAGTCCTTGGTGCACTTGATCCAAGTTTAGTAGAAAAAGTAACTCATATTTCAACCCTATTTAATAACTCAAACATTGTAACCTTCCCATCTAGTAATATACTTGTGATTAAATGGAAAAAATTGCTCTGGAATGTCACATTTAATCCCCTAACTGCAATTATTGAATCGAATATCGGGACGATTTTTGATGATGATGCTTTAAAACCTATAGCTATTCGAATCTGTAAAGAGGCTATGGCCGTTGCCAGAAAATTAGGGTTTGAGATTGAAGAAAATTTTCACGAAACGATTATCAAACAGGGACAGTTTGCGAGAAATCATCAAACCTCCATGCTTCAGGATAAGCTGAACGGAAAAGCCATGGAGCTTGAATCAATCTGCGGATATATTGTGAAAGCAGGAAAACAAGTAAATGTCGATACACCAGTCCTTGAAACCATTTACCATTTATTAATCTATCAGGACAAAAAAAGAACCCAAGGTGTTGAGCGATGA
- a CDS encoding MaoC/PaaZ C-terminal domain-containing protein: MMTLEQLQVGESLNDIQLEPVSRMDLIKYSGASGDFNPIHTIDDEAEKAGLPGIIAHGMWTMGNLAKLFTPYYEEGFIADYSIRFRSMVFLNDVVTLKATLKESHGNKLRFNVQAVNQNGADVLKGEVLYHQY; encoded by the coding sequence TTGATGACGCTGGAGCAATTACAAGTAGGTGAATCACTTAATGATATCCAATTAGAGCCTGTCTCTAGGATGGACTTAATCAAATATTCAGGTGCATCAGGAGATTTTAATCCTATTCATACAATTGATGACGAAGCAGAAAAAGCAGGATTACCTGGGATTATCGCACATGGAATGTGGACAATGGGAAATCTGGCAAAACTATTTACACCCTACTATGAAGAAGGTTTTATAGCAGATTACTCTATCCGTTTTAGAAGTATGGTGTTTTTAAACGATGTCGTTACTTTAAAAGCAACCTTAAAGGAATCACATGGAAATAAGCTCAGATTTAACGTCCAGGCCGTTAACCAGAATGGTGCTGATGTATTAAAGGGCGAGGTTTTGTATCACCAATATTAA
- a CDS encoding acyl-CoA dehydrogenase family protein, translating into MHLRLTDEQQMVQKTIRRFVEKELIPLENEVLRNEREGKPSLSVEKLKELQLKAKEAGFWGINTPEEYGGADLGQMMMAIVLMEVSKTFVPFSFGGSADNILYYGNEEQKRKYLLPTINGEKKSCFAMTEPGAGSDTRNIKMTAVKDGSDWVLNGEKTFITGGNEADFVMAIAITDKGLHQSTQGREGVTCFIVDRDMGWKSEYIHTMGEWGPAGLVFENVRVPEDNILGELHKGYNLGLEWIGFARWVVGARAVGAAERLLQMAVDYAKERVTFGKPIAERQAIQWQIADSAVEIEAAKWLVLNAAFTLDNGEDNRHLASMAKLYGANMGNRVVDRVLQIHGGMGYTRELPIERWYREARLWRIYDGTDEIQRMIIARNLLKGHVKIGQYV; encoded by the coding sequence ATGCATTTGCGTTTAACAGACGAGCAACAAATGGTGCAAAAAACAATTAGAAGATTTGTAGAAAAAGAATTAATTCCGCTAGAAAATGAAGTCCTTAGAAATGAGAGGGAAGGAAAACCCAGTCTATCTGTTGAAAAACTAAAAGAGTTGCAGTTAAAGGCAAAGGAAGCTGGTTTCTGGGGTATCAATACACCAGAGGAGTATGGTGGGGCAGACCTTGGCCAGATGATGATGGCAATCGTATTAATGGAAGTTTCTAAAACATTTGTGCCTTTTTCGTTTGGCGGGTCAGCAGATAATATCCTTTATTATGGTAACGAAGAGCAAAAGAGAAAATATCTGCTTCCTACCATCAATGGTGAGAAAAAGTCTTGCTTTGCAATGACCGAGCCTGGTGCTGGATCTGATACGAGAAATATTAAGATGACAGCCGTTAAAGATGGCAGTGACTGGGTATTAAATGGTGAAAAGACCTTCATCACAGGAGGAAATGAAGCAGACTTTGTCATGGCCATTGCTATTACAGATAAAGGACTTCATCAATCAACGCAAGGACGAGAAGGGGTAACCTGTTTTATTGTTGACCGGGATATGGGGTGGAAATCAGAGTATATACATACGATGGGAGAATGGGGGCCTGCCGGTTTAGTATTTGAAAATGTCCGCGTTCCAGAAGACAACATTCTTGGTGAATTGCACAAGGGTTATAATCTTGGACTGGAATGGATTGGTTTTGCAAGGTGGGTCGTTGGCGCGAGAGCTGTTGGTGCTGCTGAGCGTTTACTGCAAATGGCTGTTGATTATGCAAAGGAACGGGTTACTTTTGGAAAACCAATTGCCGAAAGACAGGCAATCCAGTGGCAAATTGCTGATTCTGCAGTTGAGATTGAAGCAGCAAAATGGTTAGTGCTAAATGCTGCGTTTACCCTTGATAATGGAGAAGATAATCGCCACCTTGCTTCCATGGCCAAACTATATGGGGCTAATATGGGAAATCGAGTGGTTGACCGTGTCCTCCAAATTCATGGTGGTATGGGCTATACTAGGGAATTACCAATCGAGCGCTGGTATCGTGAAGCAAGACTCTGGAGGATTTACGATGGCACAGATGAAATTCAACGGATGATTATAGCTCGAAACCTTTTAAAGGGACATGTGAAAATAGGACAATACGTTTAG
- a CDS encoding ATP-binding protein, giving the protein MKKSKLLFLYFIGSFIWIYASNYLLTHFIPSSFDYYFERLKEIFYIIVTGGIFYFFILNKEELDTTKEEEKRLSTLINSMVDFVNFKDGDGRWIQANEFGLKLFQLEDVDYRGKKDSELAQYSKFYSKELIFCETSDEETWLSGTVTRCEEILPLPDGTFKTFDTVKVPLFHKDGSREGLVIIGRDVTEAREMEERLRKTEKLSVVGELSASVAHEIRNPLTSLKGFVQLLQREDSKHQSYYQIMLDELNRINHIVSELLLLAKPQHIKFSKMSIQKVLNDVVSLLNVEASLYNVQIKENIPEEILFLECEPNQLKQLFINLIKNSIEATTSGGTITITVDQVENNQLSITIKDNGCGISKDRLERLGEPFYSSKEKGTGLGLTVSYKIVQSHRGTIQFDSEVDEGTTVQILFPLTQTNK; this is encoded by the coding sequence ATGAAGAAATCGAAACTTTTATTCCTCTACTTCATTGGAAGTTTTATTTGGATATATGCTAGCAATTATTTACTTACACATTTTATACCATCATCTTTTGATTATTATTTTGAACGATTGAAAGAGATTTTTTATATTATTGTGACGGGTGGAATCTTTTATTTTTTCATCCTCAATAAAGAAGAATTGGATACGACAAAAGAGGAAGAAAAAAGGTTATCTACCTTAATTAACTCAATGGTAGACTTTGTTAATTTTAAAGATGGTGACGGCCGTTGGATTCAAGCCAATGAATTTGGCCTTAAACTATTTCAGCTTGAAGATGTAGATTACCGTGGTAAAAAGGATTCTGAACTAGCACAGTATTCAAAGTTTTACTCGAAAGAACTTATTTTCTGCGAAACATCTGATGAAGAAACATGGTTAAGCGGGACGGTGACACGCTGTGAAGAAATCCTTCCGCTTCCCGATGGAACCTTCAAAACCTTTGACACTGTCAAAGTACCGCTTTTTCATAAAGATGGAAGCAGAGAAGGATTAGTAATTATTGGACGTGATGTAACAGAAGCAAGAGAAATGGAAGAACGTCTTCGGAAAACAGAAAAACTTTCTGTTGTCGGCGAACTTTCTGCGAGTGTAGCACATGAAATACGAAATCCACTAACTTCCTTAAAGGGTTTTGTTCAGCTATTGCAAAGGGAGGATTCGAAACACCAATCTTATTATCAAATCATGTTAGATGAATTGAACCGTATCAATCACATTGTTAGTGAGCTTTTACTTTTAGCCAAACCACAGCATATTAAATTTTCCAAAATGTCCATTCAAAAAGTATTAAACGATGTTGTTTCATTATTAAACGTGGAAGCCAGCCTATATAACGTCCAAATAAAGGAAAATATCCCTGAGGAAATTTTATTTCTAGAATGCGAACCGAATCAATTGAAGCAATTGTTTATTAACCTTATTAAAAATTCAATTGAAGCGACAACAAGCGGGGGTACCATTACCATTACTGTCGACCAAGTTGAAAACAATCAACTTTCCATTACTATCAAGGATAATGGTTGTGGAATTTCAAAGGATCGATTGGAAAGATTAGGTGAGCCTTTTTATTCTTCAAAGGAAAAAGGGACTGGTTTGGGTTTAACAGTCAGCTATAAAATTGTCCAATCACACCGAGGCACTATTCAATTTGACAGTGAAGTTGACGAAGGAACTACAGTACAAATTCTCTTTCCCCTAACACAAACGAACAAATAA
- a CDS encoding GerAB/ArcD/ProY family transporter — MVKINAYQLFVLVVLFEMGSAILVGLGMNAKQDAWIGILMGMAGGVLLFLVYYRLFRFYPDLPLTGYAQKILGKWMGRVLSFIYIIYFIYCAARVLRDFGELLTATIYTETPLFIINSLMILTIIYGVQKGFEVIARTGEIFFIIVYLLAIAGILLITFSGLVHLEYLRPVLENGWKPIIKLVLGQTLTFPFGEMLVFTMFLPLINEPRKVKRVCLFGIILSGINIAFTSAINVATLGGELFSRSPYPLLATISKIELADFIERLDVTFMLYLVIGCFFKITLYYYAAVAGATDIFGIKDHRKIGFPIGLMILFASITIAANYTEHIREGLEVVTIYLHWPLQIFIPCLLLVIAFFRNKKKEISSP, encoded by the coding sequence ATGGTGAAAATTAATGCATACCAACTGTTTGTCCTAGTCGTTTTGTTTGAAATGGGTAGTGCAATCCTGGTAGGTCTTGGGATGAATGCAAAACAAGATGCCTGGATAGGAATATTAATGGGAATGGCAGGAGGTGTGCTCCTCTTTTTGGTCTATTATCGTCTGTTTAGGTTTTATCCAGACCTTCCATTAACAGGTTATGCGCAAAAAATTCTGGGGAAGTGGATGGGTCGTGTTTTAAGCTTCATCTATATTATCTACTTTATTTATTGCGCTGCAAGGGTTTTGAGGGACTTCGGCGAGTTGTTAACGGCGACCATTTACACTGAAACACCACTATTTATTATTAATTCCTTAATGATTCTAACAATAATTTATGGAGTGCAAAAGGGCTTTGAAGTGATTGCCAGGACGGGGGAAATCTTCTTTATTATCGTTTATCTGCTAGCTATCGCTGGTATACTGTTAATTACTTTTTCGGGATTAGTCCATTTAGAGTACCTAAGGCCAGTGCTTGAAAATGGCTGGAAACCAATAATCAAACTAGTGCTTGGTCAGACCCTTACGTTTCCATTTGGAGAAATGCTCGTCTTTACGATGTTTCTTCCATTAATTAACGAACCGCGAAAGGTAAAAAGAGTATGTTTGTTTGGAATCATATTAAGCGGGATAAATATTGCCTTCACATCAGCGATAAATGTTGCAACTCTTGGAGGAGAACTGTTTTCACGCTCACCTTATCCATTGTTAGCCACTATCAGCAAAATTGAACTAGCAGATTTTATTGAACGGTTGGATGTCACCTTCATGCTGTATTTAGTCATTGGCTGTTTCTTTAAAATTACCTTGTATTATTATGCAGCCGTTGCTGGGGCAACAGATATCTTCGGTATTAAAGATCATCGGAAAATTGGGTTTCCAATTGGATTGATGATTTTGTTTGCATCGATAACTATTGCAGCAAATTATACAGAACATATCAGAGAAGGGTTAGAGGTGGTAACCATATATTTACATTGGCCCCTTCAAATTTTTATCCCTTGTCTATTACTTGTAATTGCTTTTTTTCGAAATAAAAAGAAAGAGATTAGCTCTCCCTAA
- a CDS encoding class II aldolase/adducin family protein — protein sequence MTTKMTLSFTPPVFANVEEERLHLKQKLAVAFRLFSKFGFDEGVAGHITARDPEKKDHFWVNPFGMHFSQIKASDLILCNHEGVVVEGNNPVNRAAFAIHSQVHAARPDVIAAAHAHSIYGKSWSSLGRLLAPITQDACAFYNDHSLFDDFTGVVLDIEEGKRIGQALGMRKACILRNHGLLTVGKSVDEAAWWFITMERSCQAQLLAESVGKPILIDAENARSTYETVGTTEAGWFQFQPLWNRIVKEQPDLLD from the coding sequence ATGACTACAAAAATGACATTAAGCTTCACGCCCCCTGTATTTGCAAATGTCGAAGAAGAAAGGCTGCATTTAAAGCAAAAATTAGCTGTAGCATTTCGCTTGTTTTCCAAATTTGGGTTTGATGAAGGGGTTGCAGGCCATATCACGGCAAGGGACCCAGAGAAAAAGGATCATTTTTGGGTCAACCCATTTGGCATGCATTTTAGCCAGATAAAAGCTTCTGACTTAATCCTCTGCAACCATGAAGGTGTGGTTGTTGAAGGGAACAATCCTGTGAATCGTGCTGCTTTTGCCATTCATTCACAGGTTCATGCAGCAAGGCCAGATGTTATTGCCGCTGCTCATGCACATTCGATTTATGGAAAGTCCTGGTCTTCACTAGGTCGACTACTTGCTCCAATAACCCAAGATGCCTGTGCATTTTATAACGATCATTCGTTATTCGATGATTTTACAGGCGTGGTATTAGACATTGAGGAAGGCAAGCGGATTGGTCAAGCCCTTGGAATGCGAAAGGCCTGTATTTTACGAAATCATGGATTACTCACAGTTGGTAAATCCGTGGATGAGGCTGCCTGGTGGTTTATTACGATGGAACGGTCATGTCAAGCCCAATTGCTCGCAGAGTCCGTAGGGAAACCAATACTAATTGATGCTGAAAATGCCCGTTCTACGTATGAAACAGTTGGTACAACCGAAGCTGGTTGGTTCCAGTTTCAACCATTATGGAATCGGATTGTAAAAGAACAACCAGACCTATTAGATTAA